In the genome of Panthera leo isolate Ple1 chromosome F3, P.leo_Ple1_pat1.1, whole genome shotgun sequence, the window GTGTGGGCTATAGCCAAGCGCAGGGTCttcatccattccttcattccttcattcattttctgGTCGGTCTTCCTTTATCCTTGACAAGAAGAAGCTGGACCAAGCACTTCCTGATTCACTCCCGATTCCACCGCGCAAACAACCAACCGGCACCCACTCCCTCCCGCCCCGGCCCGCATCCGCTTGTGCCTGGAAGTCCACACTTCTATTTTTGTAGAACCACTTGGGCTTAGGAACTTGCAGTACAGTGGAAAAGAACTTAAATCTTCTTAGATGAATTGTCGAAAGGATGTGATGAGAGCAGCCTTGTGACAACTGCCTGCTTCTTCAGGGCACCTCTCTTTCACCCTCAGCGGCTGAGCTGCCGTCCTGGGAACTTGGGGTCCTGAGTCCCAGGCCAACAGGTGCCGTAAGCACAGTCACAGGATGTTTTGATAGGAGCTGCGAGAGCATAGGAAGGGAGAGCACATTaaggaaaaggggagaggggctggaggagggaagaaacgggcagaggctgagggaaggaggggtcGGGAAGGGGAACCTACCAGCGCCTCTTGAGGGTTAAGTATACAACACACCCAGTGATCACAAGGGACACCAGCACGGCCACGGCGATCAGCCCCGTGGGGGACCCTGCGTGGAGAAcacaggctgtcagcacaggacccctCTCTATCCCAAGGCCCGCGGTCTAAGCCCGTGTGAAGGTGCCAGGTGGCCCACACAGGTGcccatttcccttcctctgtaGTCTGGAGACCCCATGTCATCTCAGGGACTGGGCGCCCTGACCCCTTCGCTCCAGCACACGGCGGGACGGCACACGGGGGAAGGGCAACCGCTCTGTAGCCGGGACCTCAGTCTAGATCCAGTCTTCCACCTCCCACCATGAGACAGTGAACCTGACCCAGCTCAGTCTCCACATCTTCAACTATAAAATTACAAGAAGGGCACCCGTTTCAAAGGAGCCGGGGACAAGTGGACACCACGCTGTGCACAGTCAGGAAGCTCTCAGGACCTGCCGCTcccttgtgcccccccccccccccgcccccggcggtCTCCTGGGGATGACTCCTCTGAGATTCTTTATTTACCACCTACTTCTGGACCTGCAGGTGTTtggtctctctttcttcctgtagGTGGAACATTGGTCTCAATCCTTTTTGAGTTCCGACTTTGTTCCCCTCCTTCCTATATCTGGAATCCCCTCCTTCCAACCCTCCTGGTGGGCGGGGGCTCATCTTGGAAACTCCTCTATCCTTGTGTGTGTCCAAATCCACCCCCGGCCAGTGCCTCCCTCTATGCCTGAGGACCCTCTTCTCCGGGCCCTGTGGGGTACCAGACCTTTTTCACCCCAGTGGAGGACCATGTCCCGGCCTCCTAGACTGCTGTGTCTCACTCGGCAAGACAGGCCGGCCGCCTCCCCGGCCGCCACGTCCAGGGTCACCCGAAGATACCACGTCTCGTCAGCGTGGGGCAGGACGTCGCCGCGCCGGGTGCCCGGCTGCTCCTGCTCACCCCGCATCCACGTCACCCACACTGGCTTTGGGTAGAAGCCGGACACGTGGCACACAAGGAGCAGACGGCCAGGACCGGGACTGGGGCCAGTGGACAGCCAGGCCTCGGGCTTCACTGTGTCCAACAAAGAaacgggagtgggggggggggggtctcaagGCAGGAACTCCGCATCCCACGTTTCCACCTCTGGAGGTGAAGTCGGTCATGACCTATCCATTCGTGTTGTCTTCTCCAGGAAAGCCGCTGGACCCGACCCCCTCCTCCGTCTCAGGCTCCCATGAGGGCCCTGCATTCGGCTGTCACACGGGTCCCACTGCCTTAATTGTTCAcctgccttctccccctcccctcaggtAGATTGCCTGTTTGACCCTCAGTGTTTATTTAATTCGGATCGCGGAACCCAAAGGGTGCTCAGAGAAGGTCTGTGGGATGAATAAATACCCTCgcaccctctccccaccttcctgagcctccccactcccacccccaccccgaggatGATCTAAGGGCTGTGAGCTCCGGGAAGGAAGACCCAGGTGGAGCtctggagaggagggcaggggggagagggggcgggcTCACCTTGCTTCTCCAGCTCCGACTTCCCTGCCTCCAGGATGTCCCTGACAAACAGGGGGCAGGTATCATTGAGGAGCAACTGTATTGTTTTCCGGGTCCCCTGGTCCTCGTTGAGCTTCCTGGAGACCCTGTCTGCCCAGACGGGGGCACTTGGGATGGGCACCCAAGAGGTGCCTTGGAAGCGGAGGATCTCCTGTCCTTGGAAGGCCCCGTGGAAGAAGCTTTGCGAGGTGTTCCCGGGGAGAACCTCACAGCCAGCGGACACTTGGATCTCAAAGGGATCTGGGAAGACGCGGAGAAGGAGGGCCGAAGTGGGGGAGGCGTGCGGGGTCTCTCGGGGGACCCGGAGTCTGGGGCAGCGCGCGCAGCGTGAGGGTCAGAGGCAGGGAGCGCGCAGGATCCTGGGAACCCGGACCGGGAGGTGCGAGCGGGGAGTCCCAGGGGTAGGGGGGGGACGCCGGGCCCGGGGTAGGGGGTACGGGGGCACGccgtgccggggtgggggggggggtaagggggACGCCGGGCCCCGGGGATAGGGGGTACGGGGACACGccgtgcgggggggggggggggggggggggggggggggagtggggtaAGGGGGACgccgggcggggggagggaggccgggggggggggagggagtgagggggggGGGACGCCGGGCCCCGGGGATGGGGGGTACGGGGACACGCCGTgccagggggggggggggggtggtgggggggctggggggggtgggaggggtgggagggggtgagggggacgCCGGGCCCCGGAGATAGGGGGTACGGGGGCACGCcgtgccggggggtgggggggggttggggggagtaaGGGGGGacgccgggcggggggggggggccgggggggggaggggagtgggggggggacgCCGGGCCCCGGGGATAGGGGATAGGGGGGacgccgggcggggggggggcgtggagggGGGCGACgccggcccggggcggggggcggggggccggccCCGGGGGGCCGCCGTCCAGCTCACAGTCGAAGTGCAGCATTTTGACGAGCTCCTGCATGTCGCGGGTGAAGCCCTTGCGGTACACGCGTAACCGGCGCTGCATGTCGTCCCACTGCCGCTGGCCCACGAGCCCCGGGCCCAGGGCTTGAGGAAGCGCACGGTGTCCGAGGCGCCGCTCCAGCGGTAGGCGCGCAGCCCCCCGACCAGCGCCAGGCCGTCGGAGCGCGCCCAGCTGCTGTTGGCGAAGGCCGACATCTGCAGGCACCGCAGCTCGGCGGCGCCGGGGGAGCCGCCGGGGCAGCGCGCGGGCAGCCAGAGCCAGCAAACCAACAGCAGCCACCCGCCGGGGCGGCGGAAGGGCGACCGCCCCCCGCGCGCGGGGCCCCGGGACCCGCGGTCTCCGGCGCCCCGCGCGCGcgccgccccgcgcgcccccAGGGCTTCCACGGATCCGGGGGAAGCCCCCAGGGCAGCAAAAGGCCACGGCCGCCTGTGGGCGCCGTGGACTCCGGACTTCCCTGTCGGCCCGGGGCCCGCCCCGCGTCCCGCCCACCTCCGATTGCCCCTCCTCTCgcatctccccaccccttcccccctaACCCTGCCCCCTGGccgcctccccctacccccccccccccgcccccgcccctttCCCTGGCTCCCTGATCTCTgatcccccgccctcccccatcctccctcctccagtctctgattccccagcccccccccccccccccccgtcctgtCCCCCAGTCCCTGATCACCCTTTCCCTATTCCCCATCCTCCCCcatctctgaccccccccccatcctccccctccaGTCTCTGATCCCCCCACGCCCCCATCTctgactccccccgcccccatcctcccccctccAGTCTCTGATCCTCCCTCCTCTATCCTCCCCCTCCCATCTctgattcccctcccccatcctccctcctgcAGTCTCTGACCCTTCCATGCCCCCATCCTCCCCGCTCCAGTCTctgatcccccctcccccatctctgatcccccctcccccatctctgatcccccctcccccatccttccccTCCAGTCTCTGACCCCCCATCTctgattcccctcccccatcctcctccctcccccaccgcccctcccctcctccaatcTCTGATCAATATCCAGAGTCTTCCACCTCAGTGTCCTTAGTCCCTCTTtcctccatccatgtccttgctctcctcctcccctcacccaggCCTTCTAGGTGCACCTCTCCGCAGGCGTCCTCTCGGGGCCCCCACTGCCTATACACTCTCTCCTCCagctctcactcatgctctccctaGACACGCCTCTGTGTTCAGAAAGAGACCACATTAAGATGTGCACCTGCACAGCACGGCACCCAGGGCTCACACTGGCGATGAGCCACCGGGGCAGACGGCAGCGAGGGCAGCCCCTCTCTGGCAGGTCAGAACCTGGACAGCACCCTGacacctcctccccacaccccttctACCCAAAGGGCAACTCCCTCTCGTAGTTCACCCTGCCGGAAACATCTTCCGAGTGTGTCCCCTTCTCCACATTTCTACCTCCGCCGCCACCCTAACCTTCCGCTGCGTCTCCTGAAATAGGTCTTTTAGGAGAGAGACCACAGAGGTGGGTGGGGCCTACAGGGTGATGCCAAGCCTGACCTGGGTCGCCCTGCTGACCCCCTTCCACCCTACCCTTGCTTGCTCTGCACCTTGGCCTAGCCAGTAGGCCTTCAGTTCTCCCACGTGCAACGCTTCTTCTTGCCCAAAGTCTTTGCACAGAGTTCCCTCTGCTTAGAGAGCTCTAGGCCCTCTCTTGCCCCCATCCGCTTCTGATGCCTAGTAATTTCTactcagatctcagctcaaagGTCACTTTCTCAAGGGGTCTTCCCAGACCTCCCTGACCGTGTGAGCAAAGGCAGCCTTCCTGGGCCGCcagctttgtccccctcccctccctgcacgCAGCAGCTGGTGATTACAATGGGTATGCTCTCTGTCCCAGCCCTCTCCAGTCCCCTGCCCTGCTGAGCCGCCGCGAGcgccctggggagagggggctgCATCTGGGAGGTGGCCTCCGCCTGCTCATTGGAGCCCCAGAATAGTTTGAGACCacacagaaaaattattcttGCTACAAGTAAGGGGCTAGTGATTAAATTAAGATATGAAATTGcccaagtgggggggggggcggggcggggcaggcgtagaaagaaaaacagtttacGAGTCACTGCACAGAGTCTCTCTTGGTCTCCTCCAAATGTCCAGCCTCCTGTAAAACCTGAACCCTTGTTTAGTCCGTCTCTTCCTCATCCCCCCGTTCtgctcccaccctctgcccagaTGGAAATGCACCTGTGATGTTCCAGGGGCTCCAAGCTctgccccgggggagggggggcataaAAATGGGGTTTATTGGAACAAAATGGGGCTTACACCGCGACTACTCTAGCAGAACTCTGGCCCTGACCCTTTGGCCGGTTTCTCTTTCACCCACAGCCAACACCCACCGCAGGAGACAACGTGTCAACCAAAGTTCACACCAGCCAGGGAAACAAGCTTGAGGAAGTGAGAAGGTAGCTGGGTCACCGCTAGTGTCTGCTGAGCAGTTCCCTGCCCAGGACCACGAGAGGCTCTtgacatttatctttctcttttgcttctcaCAACAGCCTGATCAGGTACCTGCCCTCATTGCCCAgagtcacagaggaggaaaccaggaCGCGGGGATGTGCGCGAACCTCCTCGAGGCTACACAGCCCTGAGTGTGAAAGACTCGCCAGATTTCAAAAGCTTCAACATGCAGAAGGCAGGATGgcacattaataatttttaaaataccgaTTGTGTGCTAAAACGTCCATATCTGGGGTATGTAGGGCTGAATATATTGCAGGCAATTGTACCTGGCTCTTTCCACCTCTTTTAACATGACTACCCGGCACTTTTCAGCCACATATGTGGTTTCCGTTCTGTTGTTAGCAGTGACGTTCTGGGCTAATTTACAGGCTTGGGGTTACTCCCCTGTGCACAGCCTCGCTCAACCCCCCGGCCCGACACAGGGTACCGCTTGCTTCCTTGCGGTCCGCCTTCTGTCCTGCGACCCACGTTTAGGCACCGCTGACCCTGCCACGCGCCGAGCAGCGCCAGGCCCAGAAGACATGGCCGTGGTGACAGCGGGGCGCGTGGTGACGCTCGGCCTACCAAGCTCTCCTCCGTGAATCCCACCTGCTGTTCTCTAAGAATCAGGCGAGGGGAAAGTTGCTCAAAAGATTTGCTCGGTTGTCAGCTATTACAGACACTTTGTTCCTCCTCCGTTGCTGGAaggaagccgagctatcccagcctgagtggcagggcccaggctctggacggattggtgactgcagggcgcccaccgacagtgaagcttcttgtcctCCCGCTtctaggtaatttggccttaaaactaccCGGGGTATTGTCTGTCGGGGAATcgccctcggcaggccccctgggaaaagaaccattagggaagaaaatgaggTTCCGCAAGAAATCGTGCGGCCTTACGTTTAGCCCTcgccatcccctatggagactcctgtACTTACGGGAAGGATAGCCTCGtgcatttgccagcaaagagggcctgtaaaggagagacataGGGATTTGAA includes:
- the CD1D gene encoding antigen-presenting glycoprotein CD1d, with translation MQRRLRVYRKGFTRDMQELVKMLHFDYPFEIQVSAGCEVLPGNTSQSFFHGAFQGQEILRFQGTSWVPIPSAPVWADRVSRKLNEDQGTRKTIQLLLNDTCPLFVRDILEAGKSELEKQVKPEAWLSTGPSPGPGRLLLVCHVSGFYPKPVWVTWMRGEQEQPGTRRGDVLPHADETWYLRVTLDVAAGEAAGLSCRVRHSSLGGRDMVLHWGEKGSPTGLIAVAVLVSLVITGCVVYLTLKRRCSYQNIL